From one Gracilibacillus salinarum genomic stretch:
- a CDS encoding DUF6884 domain-containing protein, giving the protein MTQLFIIPCGKKKIWDKEPESGAVKAKNAYIGVLHQLCRQYVDHFDGDWVIISGKHGLLLPNDTVPDNYDLTFRKNDPRVVSVSTLQRQFKEKHLQSYDDIIALTGKKYQPYLEEVFVKAERIQYPLHGAKGIGHIQKWLKNSIATNSPLHDKGIGDE; this is encoded by the coding sequence ATGACGCAATTATTTATCATTCCCTGTGGCAAAAAGAAAATTTGGGACAAAGAACCTGAATCGGGAGCTGTAAAGGCAAAAAACGCATATATTGGGGTGCTTCATCAATTATGTCGTCAATATGTCGATCATTTTGATGGAGACTGGGTGATCATATCAGGAAAGCATGGCTTGCTACTGCCGAACGATACAGTTCCTGATAATTATGACCTCACATTTCGGAAAAATGATCCTCGTGTAGTGAGCGTTTCAACTTTACAACGTCAGTTTAAAGAGAAACACTTGCAATCGTATGACGATATAATTGCTTTGACTGGTAAAAAATATCAACCTTACCTGGAAGAAGTTTTTGTCAAAGCAGAACGTATACAATATCCTTTGCATGGTGCCAAAGGAATCGGACATATACAAAAGTGGTTAAAAAATAGTATTGCAACAAATTCACCCCTTCACGATAAAGGTATAGGAGATGAGTAA
- a CDS encoding quinone oxidoreductase family protein — MKAYVVKNAEQQLLEHPVREPEEGQVLVRVITAGLNHRDLKMKERIGSQEQAYLLGSDGAGVVEAIGDNVSRFQLGDEVIFNPSLNWYNNADAPPSSFKILDGTFAEYLLISEDFIEVKPSHMSWEEAGVFALSALTGYRALFTQGNLKKGDTLFIPGAGGGVTTFIIQMAKAAGARVITTSRDEEKLEKARQLGYDKGLLTSEDWGSALEGEQIDLVIESIGGATFNRSLEVLKKGGRLVTFGSSTDDQFTFNLRQFFYGQYKMLGSTMGSREEFRDLLHFCEVNKLKPILDRGYCLDEIDEAFSYLASQQQLGKVYITM; from the coding sequence ATGAAAGCATATGTCGTAAAAAACGCAGAACAACAATTATTGGAACATCCAGTAAGAGAACCTGAAGAAGGACAGGTTCTGGTACGTGTAATAACAGCAGGTTTAAATCATCGCGACTTAAAAATGAAAGAACGAATTGGTTCCCAGGAGCAAGCTTATCTGCTAGGTTCCGACGGGGCTGGTGTTGTAGAGGCGATAGGGGATAACGTATCACGATTTCAACTTGGAGATGAAGTGATTTTCAACCCGAGCTTAAACTGGTATAACAATGCTGATGCACCTCCTTCATCTTTCAAAATTCTGGATGGAACTTTTGCTGAATACCTGTTAATTTCAGAGGATTTTATTGAAGTGAAGCCGTCTCACATGAGCTGGGAAGAGGCAGGTGTTTTTGCATTATCCGCACTAACTGGATACCGGGCATTATTCACTCAAGGAAATTTGAAAAAAGGGGACACATTGTTTATTCCCGGCGCAGGAGGTGGAGTGACCACTTTTATTATTCAAATGGCCAAGGCTGCAGGTGCACGAGTCATTACTACGTCTAGGGATGAAGAAAAGTTAGAGAAGGCTCGTCAGTTAGGATATGATAAAGGACTGCTAACGAGCGAAGATTGGGGAAGTGCGCTTGAAGGTGAACAAATAGATCTGGTAATTGAGAGTATTGGTGGCGCGACATTCAACAGGTCCTTAGAAGTTCTGAAGAAAGGTGGTCGTCTGGTGACCTTTGGATCTTCGACGGACGATCAATTTACTTTTAATCTTCGCCAATTTTTCTATGGACAGTATAAAATGCTAGGTTCAACGATGGGGAGCAGGGAAGAATTTCGAGATTTACTTCATTTCTGCGAAGTCAATAAATTAAAGCCAATTCTGGACAGAGGATATTGCTTAGATGAAATCGACGAAGCTTTTTCTTATCTTGCATCACAGCAACAGCTAGGTAAAGTTTATATAACAATGTAA
- the spoVAE gene encoding stage V sporulation protein AE: MVFLWAFLVGGLICVIGQLLFDVAKLTPGHTLSILVVAGAILDGFGLYESLIDFAGAGATVPITSFGNSLVHGALAEAEKHGIIGVVTGMFEVTSAGISSAIIFGMIGAIFFKAKG, encoded by the coding sequence ATGGTATTTCTTTGGGCATTTCTCGTAGGAGGACTGATTTGTGTAATTGGTCAGTTATTATTCGATGTAGCTAAATTGACACCTGGTCATACATTAAGCATTCTAGTAGTAGCAGGTGCTATTTTGGATGGCTTCGGCTTATATGAGTCACTAATAGATTTTGCCGGCGCAGGTGCAACCGTTCCAATCACAAGCTTTGGAAACTCTCTCGTGCATGGAGCCCTTGCTGAAGCGGAAAAACACGGGATCATTGGAGTTGTAACAGGAATGTTTGAAGTTACAAGTGCCGGTATCTCCTCTGCAATTATATTTGGTATGATCGGCGCAATCTTCTTCAAGGCAAAAGGATAA
- the spoVAD gene encoding stage V sporulation protein AD has protein sequence MITGKQTWLFDTPPTIISTGVVGGPFEEQGNIPNDFDYFYSDQWMDEKSFELAHQHMIEDACHYAVEKANLDLSDIQFFLHGDLINQLTPSNFAARGLAIPYLGLFNACATSMEGLALSALIMSQMQAEYVITGAASHNSAVERQFRYPTEYGSQKPDSSQWTVTGAGVAILAKNGAGPKVTSATIGKVIDRQLKDPFNMGGAMAPAAYDTITQHLKDRNITADYYDYIITGDLAKYGRDICLDLLSKDNYQIQESKFIDCGLTVYKPNQPVFAGGSGPACSAVVTYGHFVKKLMQGECNKILVVATGALLSPLTVQQKQTIPCIAHAVSIENV, from the coding sequence ATGATTACTGGTAAACAAACATGGTTATTTGATACACCTCCCACTATTATCTCAACAGGTGTAGTTGGAGGGCCTTTTGAAGAGCAAGGTAATATTCCGAATGACTTTGATTATTTTTACTCTGATCAATGGATGGACGAAAAATCATTTGAACTGGCACATCAGCATATGATCGAAGATGCTTGTCATTATGCTGTCGAGAAAGCAAATTTGGATCTAAGTGATATTCAGTTTTTTCTTCATGGTGATCTTATCAATCAATTGACTCCATCCAATTTTGCAGCTCGGGGCCTGGCGATTCCTTATCTTGGATTGTTTAATGCCTGTGCTACTTCTATGGAGGGATTAGCTCTATCTGCTTTAATTATGAGTCAAATGCAAGCTGAGTATGTGATTACTGGTGCAGCAAGTCATAATTCTGCTGTCGAGCGCCAATTTCGTTACCCGACTGAATATGGCAGCCAAAAGCCTGACTCCTCGCAATGGACTGTAACAGGTGCAGGCGTAGCTATTTTAGCCAAAAATGGTGCAGGTCCAAAGGTAACGTCAGCTACGATCGGCAAAGTCATTGACCGGCAGTTAAAGGATCCATTTAATATGGGTGGAGCTATGGCACCTGCAGCGTATGATACCATCACCCAGCACTTAAAGGATCGCAATATTACTGCAGATTATTACGACTATATTATCACAGGTGATTTGGCCAAATATGGACGAGATATTTGTCTAGACTTATTGTCAAAGGATAATTATCAAATACAGGAAAGTAAGTTTATTGACTGCGGATTGACGGTTTACAAACCGAATCAGCCTGTCTTCGCTGGTGGTAGTGGTCCTGCATGTTCTGCAGTAGTAACTTACGGCCATTTTGTTAAAAAACTCATGCAAGGAGAATGTAACAAAATCCTCGTAGTAGCGACCGGAGCCTTACTTTCTCCATTAACCGTTCAGCAAAAGCAGACAATACCTTGTATTGCTCATGCTGTTTCAATTGAAAATGTTTAA
- the spoVAC gene encoding stage V sporulation protein AC, which translates to MKEPHLYKDYEKSKEPKRPVLKNCIKAFLVGGFICLIGQAISTFYMYFFNFTEQTVGNPTVATLIFITMLLTGFGVYDRFAQFAGAGTAVPVTGFGNAVISAAIEHRTEGFVQGVGGNMFKLAGSVILFGVFSAFIIALIKTIFS; encoded by the coding sequence ATGAAAGAACCACATTTATATAAAGATTATGAAAAAAGTAAAGAACCGAAACGTCCTGTATTAAAAAATTGCATTAAAGCCTTTTTAGTTGGTGGCTTCATTTGTTTGATCGGTCAAGCAATATCAACGTTTTACATGTATTTTTTTAATTTCACCGAACAAACTGTCGGCAATCCCACTGTTGCAACATTAATTTTTATAACAATGCTGCTTACAGGATTTGGCGTATATGACCGATTTGCTCAATTTGCTGGTGCTGGTACAGCCGTTCCTGTTACCGGCTTTGGCAATGCTGTTATATCTGCTGCAATTGAACATCGAACAGAGGGCTTTGTACAGGGTGTCGGCGGAAACATGTTTAAGCTTGCTGGTTCCGTTATTTTATTCGGTGTTTTTTCTGCATTTATTATTGCATTAATTAAAACAATTTTTTCTTAA
- a CDS encoding S1C family serine protease, which yields MFKYRKYIPITLTVLILLAAIITSFYLVINWNNQPLQVNNTLAASIKNNDSDTSLKNIIHQSQKSVVQIESTIDVTTKTGSGFLINNNGDIITNAHVVKDADSIVVKLSNTREYPAAIVGIGEEQDFAVIRIPDINDLEPIPLDTNQSIDIGDEIMAIGSPMGIQNSVSLGLIVGTDRSFTINDYQYDEVYQISANITHGNSGGPLILRSTGKVIGINSAGISDTDIGFSIPITQVAAKVSEWTSNVKEDELNYLSPLNQQVDKEKLEENVNYVADYFFDNIALRDYVNAYSLLGSQYQGQTSYTAFRQSFQNMIDLKVEKKSIKNIENEQAEMEINVKTTVRNNNYEETEKSMVYNMTIGYENDQLKILQLDKANE from the coding sequence ATGTTTAAATATAGAAAATATATTCCAATTACTTTAACTGTTTTGATCTTGCTAGCAGCAATCATTACCTCTTTCTATTTGGTCATCAATTGGAATAATCAGCCATTACAAGTCAACAATACACTGGCCGCCAGTATTAAAAATAATGATAGTGACACCAGCTTAAAGAATATCATACATCAATCACAAAAATCGGTCGTTCAGATTGAAAGCACCATAGACGTCACTACGAAAACAGGATCTGGTTTTTTGATTAATAATAATGGAGATATTATTACAAATGCACATGTAGTAAAAGATGCTGATTCTATTGTGGTGAAATTATCGAACACTCGTGAATATCCCGCCGCCATCGTAGGGATTGGTGAAGAGCAAGATTTTGCCGTTATTCGAATACCTGATATTAACGATCTTGAACCAATCCCACTGGATACGAATCAGTCCATAGATATTGGCGATGAGATTATGGCAATAGGGAGTCCGATGGGGATACAAAATAGTGTATCATTAGGTTTAATTGTCGGTACAGATCGTTCTTTTACCATTAATGATTACCAATATGATGAGGTTTACCAAATTTCCGCAAATATTACTCATGGCAATAGTGGTGGACCACTCATTTTACGTAGTACTGGTAAGGTAATCGGTATTAATTCAGCAGGAATATCTGATACCGACATCGGATTCAGTATACCGATTACTCAAGTAGCAGCGAAGGTTAGCGAATGGACCAGCAATGTGAAAGAAGACGAATTAAACTATCTTTCACCCCTTAATCAGCAAGTAGATAAAGAAAAGCTTGAAGAGAACGTCAATTACGTCGCCGATTACTTCTTTGATAATATCGCATTACGAGATTACGTGAATGCCTATTCTCTGCTTGGCAGTCAGTATCAGGGTCAAACAAGCTATACAGCATTTCGCCAATCATTTCAGAATATGATTGATCTAAAAGTAGAAAAGAAATCCATTAAAAATATCGAAAATGAACAAGCAGAAATGGAAATTAACGTTAAGACCACAGTTCGCAATAATAATTATGAAGAAACAGAAAAATCGATGGTATATAACATGACCATTGGCTATGAGAATGATCAGCTTAAAATTTTACAACTTGATAAAGCAAATGAATGA
- a CDS encoding zinc-ribbon domain-containing protein: MSYCPNCGSQVQEIETFCVSCGKKLPEDILKRKRPVKPSRKWWFLPVLSLVIACLIMGSVYVFQRYQTNKALSYFNEAEEMAQIGDYNQASTLINDALEYKEYFPAAEQVDSFLKVAIQTEDTFKQVKTSNDEHDFQQSFDSLQQSEEALQQFNGDLVDQLMEQNLLMKNQTMLAQATYQLNNDPSMDELKTLLWEIEDISEDQAAEVKSQITEKLVSMTYEKATARLDDLQFSKALLVIDDTMKVIESSEQLESLKTTINKEKTAFESAQEERIEQALTAFEEEQEVNESHAIELKDIQLQKDNNTWKVTGELKSVATVPIHSILVKYTVNDEEENALVDNEVYVFPETLYPNEVGKFEFTHYDMESEANQLTPKVEEITWYLN, from the coding sequence TTGTCATATTGTCCAAATTGTGGAAGTCAAGTCCAGGAAATAGAGACATTCTGTGTATCCTGCGGCAAAAAACTTCCTGAAGATATACTAAAAAGAAAAAGACCAGTTAAACCATCCAGGAAATGGTGGTTTTTACCTGTTCTATCATTAGTAATAGCCTGTTTAATCATGGGATCTGTATATGTCTTTCAACGCTATCAGACGAATAAAGCATTATCCTATTTTAATGAAGCAGAAGAAATGGCTCAGATTGGTGATTACAATCAAGCTTCTACGCTTATAAATGATGCACTGGAATATAAAGAGTATTTTCCTGCAGCTGAACAAGTAGACTCTTTCCTAAAAGTTGCTATTCAAACTGAGGATACGTTCAAGCAAGTCAAAACAAGTAATGACGAGCATGACTTTCAGCAATCTTTTGATAGCCTGCAACAATCAGAAGAAGCGCTTCAGCAATTTAACGGTGACCTGGTCGATCAATTAATGGAACAGAATCTGCTGATGAAAAATCAGACTATGCTCGCACAGGCAACTTATCAGCTAAATAATGATCCTTCTATGGATGAATTAAAAACATTACTCTGGGAAATTGAGGATATTTCAGAAGATCAGGCAGCTGAAGTAAAAAGTCAAATTACCGAGAAGCTAGTCTCGATGACATATGAAAAGGCAACCGCACGCTTAGATGATCTGCAATTTTCAAAAGCTTTACTTGTAATAGATGACACGATGAAAGTTATCGAAAGCTCAGAACAGCTGGAAAGTTTAAAGACGACCATCAACAAAGAAAAAACAGCTTTTGAATCTGCTCAAGAAGAAAGAATTGAACAAGCATTAACTGCTTTTGAAGAAGAACAGGAAGTAAATGAAAGTCATGCCATCGAATTAAAAGATATTCAATTACAAAAAGATAACAATACGTGGAAAGTCACTGGTGAGTTAAAAAGTGTAGCAACTGTACCGATTCATTCCATCTTAGTTAAATATACCGTTAATGATGAAGAGGAAAATGCTCTCGTCGATAATGAAGTGTATGTGTTCCCTGAAACCTTATATCCAAATGAGGTCGGAAAGTTTGAATTCACTCATTACGACATGGAATCAGAGGCTAATCAGCTCACACCAAAAGTGGAAGAAATCACTTGGTATTTAAACTAA
- a CDS encoding aspartyl-phosphate phosphatase Spo0E family protein: protein MSVYPMSLISKIEKLRKEMTDVALKKGITSKESIHISQELDELLNDYEMYKRKQDEKKHQD, encoded by the coding sequence ATGTCAGTATATCCAATGAGTTTAATTAGTAAGATTGAGAAATTACGTAAAGAGATGACCGATGTTGCTCTCAAAAAAGGAATTACAAGTAAGGAATCCATACATATTAGTCAAGAGCTTGATGAGTTACTTAATGATTATGAAATGTACAAGCGCAAACAAGATGAAAAAAAACACCAGGACTAA
- a CDS encoding aminotransferase A produces MEASINRKVKDIEISGIRKFFNMVADKSDILSLTIGQPDFPTPEHVKAKTKEAIDHNKTTYTHNAGILPLRQAISSFVKKRYQLEYNANEEVIVTAGASQAIDVCLRTIVENGDEVILPGPVYPGYEPLVKLAGGVPRYVDTRATQFKMTAEAIENAITDKTKAIIIPYPSNPTGVTLTEKELGDIAAVIKKHQLFMIADEIYSELVYETSHFSIGRFEEIRDQVIIINGVSKSHSMTGYRIGYILAADWLCKHMLKVHQYNVSCASSISQYGALEAIQNGMNDPVEMKKTYQKRRDYVYHRLKSMNLASYKPEGGFYYFIDIRHLGSTSFEVALRLVEEAKVALVPGSAFSEYGEGYLRLSYAYDMDTLEEGLNRIERIITRQ; encoded by the coding sequence ATGGAAGCATCTATAAATCGTAAAGTTAAGGATATTGAGATATCAGGAATCAGGAAATTTTTCAACATGGTCGCTGATAAATCAGACATTTTGTCTCTAACAATTGGTCAGCCGGATTTCCCTACTCCTGAACATGTAAAAGCCAAAACGAAAGAAGCAATCGACCATAATAAAACTACCTATACACATAATGCTGGTATTTTGCCATTAAGACAGGCTATTTCGTCCTTTGTTAAAAAGAGATATCAATTGGAATATAACGCTAATGAAGAGGTTATTGTGACTGCAGGAGCTTCTCAAGCAATTGATGTTTGCTTACGTACAATTGTAGAAAATGGGGATGAAGTCATACTACCTGGACCTGTTTATCCAGGCTATGAACCACTCGTCAAGCTAGCAGGAGGCGTCCCTCGTTACGTTGATACACGTGCAACTCAATTTAAAATGACGGCAGAAGCAATTGAAAATGCGATAACTGACAAGACAAAAGCTATTATCATACCTTATCCATCGAATCCGACCGGTGTCACATTAACTGAGAAAGAGCTAGGTGACATTGCTGCAGTTATTAAGAAGCATCAGCTTTTTATGATTGCAGATGAAATTTACAGCGAATTAGTTTATGAGACAAGTCATTTTTCTATTGGAAGGTTTGAAGAAATTCGCGATCAGGTAATCATTATTAATGGCGTGTCGAAATCACACTCGATGACTGGATACCGTATTGGATATATTCTCGCAGCTGACTGGTTATGTAAGCATATGCTTAAGGTTCACCAATATAATGTCTCTTGTGCGTCATCCATCAGTCAGTATGGTGCATTGGAAGCTATCCAGAACGGGATGAACGATCCTGTTGAAATGAAAAAAACGTACCAGAAGCGTCGAGATTATGTTTATCATAGACTCAAATCCATGAATCTAGCTTCTTACAAACCAGAGGGCGGATTTTACTATTTTATTGACATTCGTCATCTTGGAAGTACATCGTTTGAAGTTGCTTTACGATTAGTGGAGGAAGCAAAAGTGGCATTAGTACCTGGCAGTGCATTTTCCGAATATGGAGAAGGATATCTTCGCCTATCCTATGCTTACGATATGGATACATTAGAAGAAGGATTAAACAGAATCGAACGAATCATAACTAGACAATAA
- a CDS encoding YkyB family protein has translation MEDQHTEINKIGQALFIVNRHAKTALDPTQLYQLKNETMKKLLSEKKAIKVGLHFSNNPKQSRQHSVLLVQVGNYYFHMPPSKDDMQALKHLGKLDESYRNPKPSLSLTNAKKTLLVYLDWSVKATKQKQAKPKPKYSPFTNSPSSLSPFYHKRKRW, from the coding sequence ATGGAAGATCAACATACAGAAATCAATAAAATAGGCCAAGCCCTTTTTATTGTGAACCGCCATGCTAAAACAGCGCTTGATCCCACACAATTATACCAGTTAAAAAATGAAACAATGAAAAAACTCTTATCAGAAAAAAAAGCAATTAAAGTAGGACTGCATTTTTCCAATAATCCTAAACAAAGCAGACAGCATTCTGTCCTTCTTGTTCAAGTTGGAAACTATTATTTTCACATGCCTCCATCCAAAGATGATATGCAGGCTCTGAAGCATTTAGGAAAGCTCGATGAATCCTATCGAAACCCTAAACCTTCCCTGTCGCTGACAAATGCAAAGAAAACATTACTAGTCTATTTGGATTGGTCAGTAAAAGCAACTAAGCAGAAGCAAGCCAAGCCTAAACCAAAATACTCACCATTTACGAATTCCCCTTCTTCTCTGTCTCCTTTTTATCATAAGCGAAAAAGGTGGTAA